tccacagcacatcccagtccgttgactcgaagcagtcctgtagagcgtcgttagcctccagagaccacctcctcacagtcctggtggtcaccggcagcctcttcaccagaggaacatacctgggtgtcagccggaccaggtcatgatcagacctgccgagggggggaagggcagtggcgctgtatgtgtccttagtattagcatacagcaagtccagagttttattgttccttgttgggcagtctatgtattgatggaaggttggcagagctttttccaatgtggtgtggttaaagtagTCCAGTCAGTCCAGTCAGTCTCACTCTCGTGTTTTCTGAGCATCAACGGAACAAAATGGCAGAATCAGCTCCAGCTCAAGCCGCTGCGCCGGCCAAAGCAGCAGCCAAGAAGAAGGTGGTGTCCAAGCCGAAGAAGGCTGGTCCCAGCGTGGCGGAGCTCATCGTCAAAGCTGTGGCCGCTTCCAAGGAGCGGAGCGGCGTGTCTGCTGCCGCCGTCAAGAAGGCTCTGACCGCCGGAGGATACGATGTGGACAAGAACAAGTCCCGCGTCAAGACCGCCATCAAGAACCTAGTGACCAAGGGGACGCTGGTCCAGACCAAGGGGACCGGGGCCTCCGGCTCCTTCAAGATCAGCAAGCAGGAGAAAGTCGCTCCCGCTGCCAAGAAGCCCGCAGCGAAGAAACCCGCAGCTGCCAAGAAGCCCAAAGCAGCGGCAGCCAAGAAACCTGTAGCCGCAAAGAAGTCCCCGAAGAAGGCTAAGAAACCCGCAGCGGCCAAAAAGCCCGCAGCAGTGGCCAAGAAGCCCGCAGCAGTGGCGAAGAAACCCGCAGCAGTGGCCAAGAGCCCAAAGAAGGCCGCAAAGAGCCCCAAAAAGCCCTTGAAGAGCCCCACCAAGGTGGCGAGGAAGCCCCCCACAGCCAGGAAGACCCCCGTCAAGAAGGCTGTGAAGCCCAAAGCCAAGAAAGCAGCACCCAAGAAGAAGTGAGCTGCTCTCAGGCTGGACAACTACGCTCCTATAAAGCTCTATAAAGCTCTATAAAGCTCCTATAAAGCTCTATAAAGTCCAGTGGAGCTGCCGATTTAGCTGATAATTCTCTCCATTTATCTCTAGGAGCACCCCACTTTTAGATCAGACGGACAGCAGTGAAGTAGATTATGCTGGAAAAATGGATTGCCTTGTTTATATGGATGATTTGGTATTCTGATTAGGTGTGAAAATTTGAAGCCATTGGGAATACAATTAAAACTGACACTATTAGaggaaaaatacaaatgttttagAAGCCACATATAAAGGGGTCCAGGGTAGAATAACTATTTTCAGGCTGATGGCCTGCCCGGCTATGTCTCTGCTTCTTTGGCAATGTCTCTGCCATACTATATCTTTACCTTgcaaatagttgtttgctgctagCAGGCGGCGGCTTCCGGTTCAGTcgagtgaagccaatgcagaagtaaaacttgcattctctctactaacCTCCAGGATGCAACTCCTCTGGTCTCTAAAAtaagtctggttgtatagaagtctatgagaaaatgactctacttctctctttatGTATTCCctgagtaaacattgtaaacatgagtttatggtctcaatctctagtttcaagtgttCTTCAATACAACATAATGTTCATTGAGTAAATGATTTTCCATTCAGTGTCAAATGGAGTATGCTTTAGGGGGCGGGCTtcatgtgattgacaggtcgctgccgcCACCAGAGCCGTAAACGACGTCACTGCTTCACATTCTAAAGATGGTCACTTCCATTCATTGGTTACAAACAAAGCCACATGGCGACatgtaatccaagatggcgacggcaaaatCGGCAAACTCGAAGCTTCGTAACAGCAATCCACAAATTAATGGTGACCTCACCATGATTATATTCACTAAATACAATCTACGGCTGCAAGAGATCCTTTAAGCATTTACAGCCTCGACAACAGTCCTTAACCCAAAATATTAACTGATTCGAACCAGACCAAAGGTGTGATCCCCGTCTCATTCGCCCTTCAGGCCCTGTTTAAACACACCTGGTTGCCGTTGTAGGTCCAGGAGCCGAAGGTCAGCTTGCACTGCTGCCAGTCGAAGGGGAAGTAGGAGACGTCCACCACACACGTGCTCTTTGTGATCGCTGGAGAGTCCCAGATGATCTCTCCGTTATAACGCAGCTTCACATTAGTGCTGGATCCATCTGCAGAGTCCTCATCTGCCCTACTccgacagagaggagaggacacgcagttagttacacacacacacacacacacacacacacacacacacacacacactgctatacaGGTGCACTTGGAACTGTGTCACAGACTTGTTGTACAGGACGATGTCGGGCTTCCAAACCAGGTCGCTTGGGATGTTGATCATCTCAAGGTCATCGTAGTCCTCCTTGTCCCACTTCAGGTAGGCGTCATGCCAGATCTGCCTGATCCACAGGTACGTGGTCAGCACCTGGTTCCTTTCATCctgcacatacaaacacattaaaagagagagacaggtaacaATAAAGGTTATTCCTGTTAAACTCAATCAGACCGACTGGATGCAGCCCCTTCTCGGACTTCCAGTACCGTGCTAGTCACTGCTGGCCTCCGGTGGTCTCGGcaggaacagaagaagaagccaCGCACTCCTTAACTATGAGCAAATTTAAGGAGCACCCCACCGATGTAGTCACTGTGAAAACCGACATCCTCCATTGCTCGGGAAAAGCTTTGTCAAAGTTTGACTCAAGGCACATCACATTAACAGATTTGTTACTGAAAGTTTGAGATACAAATTTAATCGTAGTCTGGAAGGTACAGGGTCATTTATAGTTTACAAAAAATACCACGGCATTGTCTCTGTTTTCATCTTGGaagtttaaccctttcacccTTTGTTTTTTCAGTCCATGAAAGTTCATTGTAACATTGTGGTTGGCTGAAAATGTCTTATCCAGCATTCAGTTGGACTTCCACCCTCTCATGTTGcaaaaaaacagctttgaaaCGGCAGTCCACAAATCAATGGGTGGAGACACGACAACTACGTTCACTTCTTACATTTAGTCTATACCCTAAATGCATGCTGGGTTGCGATACATATGTCTCTACTCACCATAtctttgatctgtgacagggTGATCTGCAGAGTCACGTTGAGGACTTTGTCTGTGTCGTCCACTGGCCTCAGAGCGTTGGAGTAGTTCTCCATCAGGTCAACCAGCAGTTTGCGGGCATAATTTCCGTGAGCACCGTGGGACACTGAGGAGAGCAGAATGTAGACGAAAGTCAGAGTTGGCTTCATGATACTGGTCAGATATAAACATCACGCAGAACTGACCTTGCACCAAAAGGCTGATCCAAACCACCAGCGCTGCCTTCCTCATTTTCAACCTGTCGCGAGCCGAGGGATGAATTATTCAGCCACGCGGTTTGCTGAGGCGGCCCAGGTCCAGATCCAGAGCATTACTCTATTCTGATCTCGCTGCACCCCTGCAGACGCTGAGCGAGTACATGGAGAACTCTCAGAATCGTATCGTACCACCGGTCAGAAGCTCTGAAAGCGTTGCTAGTTGTttggggtggctttagctcagtggggtaagagggccgtcctgcaaccgcagggttgtgggttcgatccccgctctccccattagttgcgagtcgaagtgtccttgagcaaggcactgaacccccagttgcttcccgggcgcttcaccgcagcccactgctccttaataactaaggatgggttaaatgcagagaactaatttccccttggggattaataaaagtgtatattctattctatattctatattctagtCACAGTTCGCTCTATAGTGACACCGTCGGTCATTGTGTGATCGCTGCTCTGGAACAGGACCTGGGGCTATCGCtcccacacacaaatacacacacacacacacacaggtacactgcAGTATCACATAGCAAACACGCACTTGGTGAAATGTGATGCCTGCAGCACTATCTACTTGTTGTGTACATGGCCCCAACCAgctgtactacacacacacacacgcacacacactgaaccgTACTGTGTTTCACAGCCAATGACATGTGTCAGTCACATATATACAGAGATACCTCAGGTCATTCAATAGGAACATACGCAAATGTCATGACACGTGTCATACACGCTGTCATGGCCATAAACTTCACACAGATGCAGAATCAGGTGTCTTCCACAAAAAGCCGGTAGAGGTGTGCACTGGTTGTAGATTAGTGATGAGAGTTCCTGCAGGCTGTCAAGGAGCTCACCAGAAACAGAGGTCAACTAATTGACCTTTGCAGCAGTTGTGCATATACTTTTATTATTGACAACAACTACCACTATGACATTTTAATTGAGTCTTTTTAGTCTTGATTAGGCTTCAATTTCCTGCATAACAACTTTGTGTACGgaatttattatgttttattttattctaaatatatatacatagatcaGAAATGTCATTGGCATCGTTCGACTGTTATTCTACAGAGTAATGCGCATGGGGATATGATTATGTGTTAATGTGTCACCGAGTTTCTGTG
The nucleotide sequence above comes from Pseudoliparis swirei isolate HS2019 ecotype Mariana Trench chromosome 24, NWPU_hadal_v1, whole genome shotgun sequence. Encoded proteins:
- the LOC130190139 gene encoding histone H1-like, translated to MAESAPAQAAAPAKAAAKKKVVSKPKKAGPSVAELIVKAVAASKERSGVSAAAVKKALTAGGYDVDKNKSRVKTAIKNLVTKGTLVQTKGTGASGSFKISKQEKVAPAAKKPAAKKPAAAKKPKAAAAKKPVAAKKSPKKAKKPAAAKKPAAVAKKPAAVAKKPAAVAKSPKKAAKSPKKPLKSPTKVARKPPTARKTPVKKAVKPKAKKAAPKKK